One genomic region from Spirulina subsalsa PCC 9445 encodes:
- the glsA gene encoding glutaminase A: MSDLGDLKSLASSISAVTSPFRGYLNELYERYKPLNEGKVADYIPELALAKPDWFGICVVSKDGQVFEVGNCDQLFTIQSISKPFVFGLALEDCGRDYVNSKVSVEPTGEAFNAIVLDEATNRPYNPMVNAGAIATADLIKGNGSTERLKRLLEMFRRYTGREHDINVPVFLSEKATGNRNRAMAYLMLNFGMISDKIEETLDLYFQQCSILVNARDLGMIAATLANGGVNPVTKERALDERYVQDVISVMLTCGMYDASGEWAYRVGMPAKSGVGGGIVSLVPGKLGIGIFSPPLDVKGNSVRGIKVCEALSRDFGLHLFNAAKSDRNVEEWMAGGEGINDW; this comes from the coding sequence ATGTCAGATTTAGGAGATTTAAAGTCCCTCGCCAGTTCTATTAGTGCGGTAACGTCTCCCTTTCGGGGCTATCTGAATGAGTTATACGAAAGATATAAGCCCTTAAATGAGGGGAAAGTGGCTGATTATATCCCGGAGTTGGCTTTAGCAAAACCGGACTGGTTTGGGATTTGTGTTGTGAGTAAGGATGGGCAGGTTTTTGAGGTGGGGAATTGTGACCAATTGTTCACGATTCAATCCATTTCTAAGCCCTTTGTTTTTGGGTTAGCCTTAGAAGATTGTGGGCGAGATTATGTTAATAGCAAGGTGAGTGTTGAGCCAACGGGAGAGGCTTTTAACGCCATTGTGTTGGATGAAGCTACGAACCGTCCTTATAACCCGATGGTCAATGCTGGGGCGATCGCAACAGCTGACTTGATTAAGGGCAATGGTAGCACGGAACGGCTAAAACGGCTGTTGGAAATGTTCAGACGTTATACCGGACGGGAACATGATATCAATGTCCCGGTTTTTTTGTCGGAAAAAGCGACGGGAAACCGCAATCGAGCGATGGCCTATTTAATGCTCAATTTCGGGATGATTAGCGACAAAATTGAGGAAACATTAGACCTCTATTTTCAGCAATGTTCGATTCTGGTTAATGCGCGAGATTTAGGGATGATTGCCGCTACCTTAGCCAATGGGGGAGTGAATCCGGTAACGAAGGAACGCGCTCTTGATGAACGCTATGTGCAGGATGTGATTAGTGTGATGCTCACCTGTGGAATGTATGACGCATCGGGGGAGTGGGCCTATCGCGTGGGAATGCCTGCTAAAAGTGGTGTCGGTGGGGGGATTGTCTCTCTGGTGCCGGGTAAATTGGGAATTGGTATTTTTTCCCCTCCTTTGGATGTTAAGGGGAATAGTGTCCGGGGAATTAAGGTGTGTGAGGCACTCTCCCGGGATTTTGGTCTGCATTTGTTTAACGCGGCCAAGAGCGATCGCAATGTAGAGGAATGGATGGCTGGCGGAGAGGGTATCAACGACTGGTAA